In [Leptolyngbya] sp. PCC 7376, a genomic segment contains:
- a CDS encoding LamG-like jellyroll fold domain-containing protein produces the protein MATASSKLSLLKFNGQNLFIDCGHHIDLNSTSFTIEFWAKRIGKQKFHVALQQGNTGHHQCLHIGFRQNNVFTLGFYFDDLDTSQTYTDSVWHHWSCVYDRDRQHQEIFCDGKSVASRTCKNLQTNANFYIGCHLGNQLFFNGFLAEIRIWNRIRTASEIKQNMNTQLSGQETNLVSYWPLDEGSGKTAHDKTGNGNKGTIHNANWQQVNVPFKPYIPSVKQEDSSMAKISSLMFNGINDYVSIPDNASLQVSTYTTEAWFKTAGAVKGWFGVAGKPGRSHNIWLTDKRVFHIFHTTKDTNRHVDPPHNLFQYGQWTHVAITNDGKTAKTYINGQLKVECPTGAALVVDKTPLYIGGDLDGEDSKNFFAGQIAEVRLWNYARSPQEITQNMTKCLAGNETGLVGYWPLEEGGGSIAYDKTGNGNNGTIHSGSWKTVEAPFQKYISPAKQEDSSMAQTRSALKFVNAKSPSDYFLVKPFSPSPTHALTVEFWLKVASNGRNAGVPFALSSPSRANELVVFNCKNIELYIHDSQHQAGSASFTKGQWQHCAVTWESATGQMHLYIDGQSVFDPVLAKGLVLDQTSAVILGQDPDSYGGSFDVNQAFQGEMTELRIWDHVRTPEEIQARMNKCCTGKEAGLAGYWPLDEGEGAIAKDKTSNGNNAELHGVTWVTTDELKLTKSRLNSKHIPVAQPRTNSVGLEDYAYWWKEVAKEQAGKKEQPKKFRRGRIWS, from the coding sequence ATGGCCACAGCGTCTTCCAAATTAAGTCTATTAAAGTTTAATGGTCAAAATTTGTTTATTGATTGTGGTCATCACATTGATCTCAATAGTACAAGTTTCACCATCGAATTTTGGGCCAAACGCATCGGCAAACAAAAATTTCATGTCGCTCTCCAACAAGGAAATACTGGGCATCATCAGTGTCTACATATTGGATTTAGACAAAACAATGTGTTTACCTTAGGCTTTTATTTCGATGATTTGGACACAAGTCAGACCTATACAGATAGCGTTTGGCACCATTGGAGCTGTGTTTATGATCGCGATCGCCAACATCAAGAGATCTTTTGTGATGGAAAATCTGTTGCATCTCGTACCTGCAAAAATCTTCAGACTAATGCCAATTTTTATATCGGTTGCCACTTAGGAAATCAATTATTTTTCAATGGTTTTCTTGCTGAGATACGTATTTGGAATCGTATTCGCACAGCAAGTGAAATCAAACAAAATATGAATACCCAGTTGAGTGGGCAAGAGACAAATTTAGTCAGCTATTGGCCATTAGATGAAGGAAGTGGAAAAACTGCTCACGATAAAACTGGTAACGGCAATAAAGGCACTATTCATAACGCAAATTGGCAACAAGTTAATGTCCCCTTTAAACCATATATTCCATCAGTAAAACAAGAGGATTCTTCTATGGCTAAAATTAGTTCACTGATGTTCAATGGCATAAATGATTATGTTTCCATACCCGACAATGCCAGTTTGCAGGTCTCAACATACACTACAGAAGCTTGGTTCAAGACTGCTGGAGCAGTAAAAGGTTGGTTTGGTGTAGCAGGAAAACCAGGACGAAGCCACAATATTTGGTTAACTGATAAACGGGTTTTTCATATTTTTCACACCACGAAAGATACAAACCGCCATGTAGATCCTCCCCACAATCTTTTTCAGTATGGACAATGGACTCATGTTGCAATAACTAACGATGGGAAAACAGCTAAAACCTATATCAATGGTCAACTAAAAGTCGAATGTCCAACTGGTGCTGCATTAGTCGTTGATAAAACGCCACTCTATATTGGCGGCGACTTGGATGGAGAAGACAGCAAAAACTTTTTTGCAGGTCAAATAGCAGAAGTACGGCTTTGGAATTACGCGCGATCGCCCCAAGAAATCACCCAAAATATGACCAAATGCCTTGCAGGTAATGAAACGGGTCTAGTGGGTTACTGGCCATTAGAAGAAGGTGGTGGCAGCATTGCCTATGACAAAACTGGGAACGGTAATAACGGCACAATTCATAGCGGCAGTTGGAAAACAGTCGAAGCTCCCTTTCAAAAATATATTTCACCAGCAAAACAAGAGGATTCTTCCATGGCTCAAACTCGTTCTGCCTTGAAATTTGTCAATGCAAAAAGCCCTTCAGATTACTTTCTTGTTAAACCTTTTTCACCAAGTCCCACTCATGCTTTAACTGTAGAATTTTGGCTCAAAGTTGCTTCAAATGGCCGGAATGCAGGTGTTCCTTTTGCTTTATCTTCTCCTAGTCGTGCCAATGAATTAGTTGTTTTTAATTGCAAAAATATAGAACTTTATATCCATGATTCCCAACACCAAGCAGGATCAGCAAGCTTTACAAAGGGTCAGTGGCAACATTGCGCTGTGACTTGGGAGAGTGCCACAGGTCAGATGCATTTGTATATCGATGGACAATCAGTATTCGACCCTGTTCTTGCGAAGGGTTTAGTCCTCGACCAAACAAGTGCTGTTATTCTCGGCCAAGACCCCGATAGTTATGGTGGCAGTTTTGATGTAAATCAAGCCTTTCAAGGAGAAATGACGGAACTGCGTATTTGGGATCATGTGCGCACCCCAGAAGAAATCCAAGCTCGAATGAATAAGTGTTGTACTGGCAAAGAAGCAGGTTTAGCGGGATATTGGCCTTTAGATGAAGGGGAAGGGGCGATCGCCAAAGATAAAACCAGTAACGGCAATAATGCTGAACTACATGGCGTTACATGGGTCACGACAGATGAATTAAAACTCACAAAGAGTCGCCTGAATTCTAAACATATACCAGTGGCTCAACCTCGGACTAATTCTGTCGGTTTAGAAGATTACGCCTATTGGTGGAAAGAAGTTGCCAAAGAACAGGCAGGAAAAAAAGAACAGCCAAAGAAATTCCGGCGCGGCCGAATCTGGTCTTAA
- a CDS encoding LynF/TruF/PatF family peptide O-prenyltransferase, giving the protein MRNHLTNSVQPLQTQATQTSGVEDVRSLYNSNDLNFSRLVPEPIAREHNLALARRIGIQPGHYILDAGCGAGVPAIHIAQAYPGTKIEGMTVSDVEATEAQSRIQLANLGDRLTIQPGDFHHLPFPDGVFNVVFFNDSIKYSNQIPQVLAEVKRVLRPNGILYITDLFLKEPPLSPTEKSGLYKAQQATPHLSHATTLKMMVDYIAQAGFQSIQSNGNMANEMPAQRFRLDSTKLTFPDAPLIYGEVKAIKAQQHQIQHFHLSSSFSNNSALNHGQNPNVQKIKKDIAYNIIQNIDGSKENNIKKNLRCFHEHKAAFNVENFYPLNEFETFLKSQEKCNMDCSCKIDSDKLHAGRFNLVYHNHLNDTKNFYIALTDILNFFGKVESRAGIKLDYQPLQQFLGQDFNFKRLFRVLVGVDAKPEVSESRLKLFVWLRDYPEKVKAALDLYGDFSSKDEIRSLILNDNLLLEFDFHFNNRTEVKLYPTLHRENFLGSHREILGNMLPAKALSLLEMCMQFQIGFSPSNKSNILYFYPFNSKHFLHFIGNEMVEKVQSYYRHQPLKKVAVCIPIAEFENYSINKINLYYSLS; this is encoded by the coding sequence ATGCGCAATCATTTGACCAATTCGGTACAACCACTCCAAACTCAGGCAACTCAAACATCTGGGGTAGAAGATGTTCGCAGTTTGTACAACAGTAATGATCTTAATTTCAGTCGGCTAGTACCTGAACCTATCGCGAGGGAGCACAATCTTGCCCTTGCCCGTCGCATTGGGATACAACCTGGTCACTATATTTTGGATGCGGGATGTGGGGCTGGTGTTCCTGCCATTCATATTGCTCAAGCTTATCCGGGCACAAAAATTGAAGGGATGACTGTTTCTGATGTGGAAGCGACAGAAGCCCAAAGTCGAATTCAACTAGCCAATCTTGGCGATCGCCTCACAATACAACCAGGGGATTTTCACCATCTGCCATTCCCGGATGGGGTTTTTAATGTGGTGTTTTTTAACGACAGCATTAAATACAGCAATCAGATTCCTCAAGTGCTGGCAGAAGTTAAACGTGTACTGCGTCCTAACGGAATCTTATACATCACGGATCTGTTTTTAAAAGAGCCTCCTTTATCTCCTACCGAAAAAAGTGGCCTTTATAAAGCTCAGCAAGCTACACCACATCTTAGTCATGCTACAACGCTTAAGATGATGGTTGACTATATCGCCCAAGCAGGATTTCAAAGTATTCAATCTAATGGCAATATGGCTAATGAAATGCCTGCTCAAAGATTTCGTCTAGATAGTACAAAGTTGACATTCCCTGATGCTCCTCTGATCTATGGTGAAGTAAAAGCAATCAAGGCACAACAGCATCAAATCCAACACTTTCACTTAAGTAGTAGCTTTTCTAATAACTCCGCTTTAAACCATGGTCAAAATCCGAATGTACAGAAAATAAAGAAAGATATTGCTTACAACATAATTCAGAATATTGATGGGAGTAAAGAGAATAATATCAAGAAAAATCTCCGGTGTTTTCATGAACATAAAGCTGCTTTCAATGTAGAGAATTTTTACCCTCTTAATGAGTTTGAGACATTCCTGAAATCTCAAGAGAAATGCAATATGGATTGCTCTTGTAAAATTGATAGTGATAAGCTCCATGCAGGTCGTTTTAACCTGGTCTATCACAATCACTTAAATGATACAAAGAATTTTTATATAGCTCTTACAGACATTCTGAATTTCTTTGGGAAGGTAGAAAGCCGAGCAGGAATCAAACTAGACTACCAGCCATTACAGCAGTTTCTTGGACAAGATTTCAACTTCAAGCGACTATTTAGAGTTCTAGTAGGAGTTGATGCAAAGCCTGAAGTTTCAGAGTCTCGTTTAAAGTTATTTGTTTGGTTGAGAGATTATCCAGAAAAAGTCAAGGCTGCTTTAGATTTATATGGTGATTTTTCTAGTAAAGATGAAATTCGTTCGCTAATTCTTAATGACAATCTCCTTCTGGAATTTGACTTTCACTTCAATAACAGAACTGAAGTAAAACTTTATCCAACGTTGCATCGCGAAAATTTTCTGGGTTCACATCGAGAAATTTTAGGGAATATGCTACCAGCTAAAGCTTTATCTCTGTTGGAGATGTGTATGCAATTTCAGATTGGTTTTAGTCCATCAAACAAAAGCAATATTCTATATTTTTATCCCTTTAATTCAAAACATTTTCTACATTTCATTGGCAATGAGATGGTAGAGAAGGTTCAATCTTACTATCGGCATCAACCTTTAAAAAAAGTAGCTGTCTGTATACCTATAGCGGAGTTCGAGAATTATTCTATTAACAAAATAAATCTCTATTATTCTCTATCCTAA
- a CDS encoding PatA/PatG family cyanobactin maturation protease, whose translation MAQSDNRICIAVLDGPVDLKHPCFKGANLTALPSLVSGKTRSDGDMSKHGTHVASVIFGQPNTSVKGIAPYCHGLIVPVFADDRCSVSQLDLARGIETAVNAGANIINFSGGQLTDMGEAEGWLENAVRLCEEKNVLLVAAAGNDGCDCLHVPAALSNVLAVGAMDANGTPLDFSNWGDIYQNQGILAPGLDVLGASPGGSTDKLNGTSFATPIVSGTAALLLSEQVRNGEEPNPQRIRQILLQSVLPCGDDIPEGDRRCLAGRLNLSGAFTLLTGAKMSQELETITASSVEASCGCDGGLTSHPPDATTTVESEPEAITTPQQEILAPNEAIPASFASPPPINTSTPNNMTNQVTPSQAPSDLDQKQLAYALGTLGYDFGSEARRDTFKQLMPAYDIGGTMVPANPYDARQMVDYLANDISEARSLIWTLNIELTPVYAIEPKGPFAREAYIALQELLAGQIQAEDDENYIERVSIPGVLTGRTVKLFSGQVVPIIEPQSTRGLYGWKVNTLVNAALETVTASEGEADEEVMRRTLGSFLNRVYYDLRNLGTTSQDRALNFAVTNAFQAASTFSQAVAQGMELDSISVEKSPFCRMDSDCWDVKLKFFDPENSRRAKKIFRFTIDVSDMIPVTLGEVKSWSSPY comes from the coding sequence ATGGCTCAAAGTGATAACCGTATCTGTATTGCTGTTCTTGATGGCCCTGTAGATCTAAAACACCCTTGTTTCAAAGGGGCAAATCTCACTGCACTGCCAAGTCTAGTTTCTGGTAAGACACGTAGTGATGGCGACATGTCTAAGCATGGAACTCACGTTGCTAGTGTTATTTTTGGTCAGCCAAATACCAGTGTCAAAGGAATTGCACCTTATTGTCATGGACTAATTGTGCCCGTATTTGCTGATGATCGCTGTAGTGTCAGCCAACTTGATCTGGCTAGGGGCATTGAGACAGCTGTAAATGCAGGGGCTAACATCATTAACTTTAGTGGTGGACAGCTAACAGATATGGGTGAGGCGGAAGGCTGGCTAGAAAATGCCGTACGTCTCTGCGAAGAAAAGAATGTTTTGCTTGTTGCCGCAGCTGGTAATGATGGTTGTGACTGTCTCCATGTACCTGCAGCTTTGTCGAATGTCTTAGCCGTAGGGGCAATGGATGCCAATGGAACACCTCTAGATTTCAGTAACTGGGGTGATATTTATCAGAATCAAGGTATTCTCGCACCTGGCCTAGATGTTCTAGGAGCAAGTCCAGGAGGCAGCACAGACAAACTCAATGGTACGAGTTTTGCCACCCCTATTGTGTCTGGTACAGCTGCTTTATTACTCAGCGAGCAAGTGCGGAATGGAGAAGAGCCAAACCCTCAACGGATACGCCAGATTCTTCTGCAAAGCGTGTTGCCTTGTGGTGATGATATCCCGGAAGGCGATCGCCGTTGCCTTGCCGGAAGGCTCAATCTTTCTGGCGCTTTTACTTTATTAACAGGAGCAAAGATGTCTCAAGAATTGGAAACTATCACAGCCTCTAGTGTGGAAGCATCCTGCGGTTGTGATGGCGGTTTGACCTCTCATCCACCGGATGCCACAACCACAGTCGAAAGTGAACCTGAGGCGATCACCACACCACAGCAAGAAATCCTTGCCCCAAATGAGGCGATACCAGCTTCTTTTGCCTCTCCACCACCTATAAACACATCAACACCCAATAATATGACCAACCAAGTAACCCCCAGTCAGGCACCTAGTGATCTCGATCAAAAACAACTTGCCTACGCCCTAGGAACCCTCGGTTATGACTTTGGTTCTGAAGCCCGTCGAGATACCTTCAAGCAGCTCATGCCTGCCTACGACATTGGAGGCACAATGGTTCCGGCAAATCCCTATGATGCCCGCCAGATGGTGGATTATTTAGCCAATGATATTTCGGAAGCTAGGTCGTTAATCTGGACACTAAATATCGAACTGACCCCTGTCTACGCCATCGAACCCAAAGGCCCTTTTGCCCGTGAAGCCTACATTGCTCTACAAGAGTTGCTTGCTGGTCAAATTCAGGCAGAAGATGATGAAAATTATATTGAGCGTGTCAGCATTCCCGGTGTGTTAACTGGGCGCACAGTTAAGCTTTTTTCTGGCCAGGTTGTGCCGATTATTGAACCCCAAAGTACACGAGGGCTTTATGGCTGGAAAGTTAATACTTTAGTCAATGCAGCCCTAGAAACCGTTACAGCCAGTGAAGGTGAGGCCGATGAAGAAGTTATGCGTCGTACCCTCGGCAGCTTCTTGAATCGTGTTTATTATGATCTCCGTAATCTCGGCACCACTTCTCAAGATCGCGCCTTAAATTTTGCCGTGACCAATGCTTTCCAAGCTGCCTCAACCTTTAGCCAAGCAGTAGCTCAGGGTATGGAACTCGATAGCATTTCTGTGGAGAAAAGTCCTTTTTGTCGGATGGATAGCGATTGTTGGGATGTGAAACTCAAATTTTTTGACCCTGAAAATAGCCGCCGTGCCAAGAAAATTTTCCGGTTCACTATTGATGTAAGCGATATGATTCCGGTCACTCTAGGTGAAGTAAAGTCCTGGTCATCTCCCTACTAA
- a CDS encoding DUF5837 family cyanobactin class RiPP, which translates to MKRKNLQPQTTKPVVRITSGIKDDLLNDFPEGAVDVNGAMITSSNYLRTLLGFTNGYPMF; encoded by the coding sequence ATGAAAAGGAAAAATCTGCAACCTCAAACGACAAAGCCTGTTGTTCGTATTACCAGTGGTATCAAGGATGATCTACTGAATGACTTTCCTGAAGGTGCTGTTGATGTAAATGGAGCAATGATAACCTCTTCTAATTACTTGAGAACATTGCTCGGATTCACAAATGGTTATCCGATGTTTTAA
- a CDS encoding cyanobactin biosynthesis system PatB/AcyB/McaB family protein — MKLPKLSPPVKRPHFIEPALAVDVEHGRTEDLVNIRMDLLHGANYNDPAAFSPGHQHAMYFPYNASRYSR, encoded by the coding sequence ATGAAACTTCCTAAACTCTCTCCTCCTGTCAAAAGACCCCATTTCATTGAGCCTGCTTTGGCAGTAGATGTAGAACATGGTCGTACTGAGGATTTGGTGAATATTCGGATGGATTTGCTCCATGGCGCAAATTACAACGATCCTGCGGCATTTTCACCTGGTCATCAACATGCGATGTATTTTCCTTACAATGCCTCCAGATATAGCCGTTAA
- a CDS encoding PatA/PatG family cyanobactin maturation protease, translating into MTNYPFTLSLNPKVQVDTTDDSYVLGVSPSTAPDFALPIINGIGEAIAQLQAGHFTHDKLLQSLENSEEENVREQFDATLQQLDEQGYLNYAVLPLAIAIPTEKDAALDLNSPNWGQAKVSLLPSVSQSPYSGKMVLESPHSKYRVELQDWRASALVAQLAQPQSLQQLTPPPQLGPETAYQFLNLLWATGFLSTEGDDSEEVTAERPELSLPETLEVNESISEVLAENSAVDGAIASHEDETEEEVETTPVEEAIEQSEKEDNTPISEITISEQTDRETVPEQTTALYPHDLDDRISGLAELRNQTLGDPRITIAILGGDPDHSLSCFEGADISKVFPNGEESTAPIAMEDYQKFQAISSDESLDQEAKAEAITSTFSEQTLSRIYRDNDACHATSTIVGQPNTSAPGLAPNCRVINVPLTVAGDEEFITPANLAHALEQALDLDANIVHCSAYNPTSSEEGKDLLLNALEKCQQKNVLVISPTGNNQDESVSMAAFLPGVLSVGALTSDGLPYKYSHGTSDGNSALEGIMVPGSDILGAQPANEAPIRLQGASVAAPVMTGLSGLLMSLQLQRDKPIDAEAVRAALLNTAIPCNPETVEEPDLYLQGTVNLPSAMKLLFDSGVTISFAGDRVTRTEHQDGAIASAIPSLHQPTEIAPLTTSPDINSTPAAPNHLQPTNVKPSTAFSGHVYALGTLGYDFGDEARRDTFKQTMAPTEVNGVMVPGNPYDIQQMIEHLDQNPDAAHSLIWTLSLDQNTIYVLEPKGPFADDTYEMFLLMLAGQNEPIDSPEFIERISIPARRTHRTAELFSGEMIPVVNVLNPRGMYGWTIPSLVDNAIATVLDETADTGEATVNPETLREGLTAFLNRVYYDLHNVGQTSRDRALNFAVTNTFQATSAFTEAIASGRKLDTIDVEKSPYCRLNSDCWDVLLTFFDPEHGRRSRQVFRFTLDVSDNIPVTVGKLKRWSIPGKQA; encoded by the coding sequence ATGACCAACTATCCTTTTACTCTTTCTCTCAACCCAAAAGTTCAGGTTGATACCACTGATGATAGTTATGTTTTGGGGGTTTCTCCGTCAACGGCTCCAGACTTTGCTTTACCAATTATTAATGGTATTGGAGAGGCGATCGCCCAACTCCAAGCAGGGCATTTCACTCACGATAAACTATTGCAATCCCTAGAAAATAGTGAAGAAGAGAACGTTAGAGAACAGTTTGACGCCACACTACAACAATTAGATGAGCAAGGATATCTAAATTACGCTGTATTACCTTTGGCGATCGCCATCCCGACAGAAAAAGATGCAGCCCTTGACCTAAACTCTCCTAATTGGGGTCAGGCCAAAGTGAGTCTATTGCCATCTGTCTCCCAGTCTCCCTATTCTGGGAAAATGGTATTGGAATCCCCTCACTCGAAATATCGAGTTGAACTTCAGGATTGGCGAGCCAGTGCTCTTGTGGCTCAACTAGCTCAACCCCAATCTTTACAACAGCTCACGCCACCACCTCAGCTTGGCCCTGAAACGGCTTACCAATTTCTCAATTTACTCTGGGCGACAGGTTTTCTCTCTACGGAGGGCGATGACAGCGAAGAAGTTACAGCAGAGAGACCGGAACTGTCTTTACCTGAAACGCTTGAAGTGAATGAGAGTATCTCAGAGGTTCTAGCAGAAAACTCAGCAGTGGATGGGGCGATCGCCTCCCATGAAGATGAAACAGAAGAAGAAGTAGAGACAACCCCAGTAGAAGAAGCCATAGAACAATCTGAAAAAGAAGACAATACGCCAATATCTGAAATTACAATTTCTGAACAGACTGATAGAGAGACTGTCCCAGAGCAAACGACTGCACTATATCCCCATGATCTTGATGATCGAATTTCGGGTCTTGCGGAGCTACGGAACCAAACCCTTGGCGATCCTCGGATAACCATTGCAATTCTGGGTGGAGATCCAGATCATTCTCTATCTTGTTTTGAAGGGGCAGACATCTCAAAAGTTTTTCCTAATGGAGAAGAATCCACAGCACCCATTGCAATGGAGGATTATCAAAAATTTCAGGCGATTAGTAGTGATGAAAGCCTTGATCAAGAAGCTAAAGCCGAGGCGATCACCAGCACATTTTCAGAGCAAACTCTGAGCCGTATTTATCGCGATAACGATGCTTGCCACGCCACCAGTACTATCGTGGGTCAACCCAATACCTCTGCTCCGGGTTTAGCACCGAACTGCCGTGTGATTAATGTGCCTCTGACTGTTGCTGGTGATGAAGAATTTATTACTCCAGCCAACTTAGCCCATGCTCTAGAACAGGCTCTAGATTTAGACGCAAATATTGTCCACTGCTCTGCCTATAATCCCACCTCTAGCGAAGAAGGAAAAGACTTATTACTCAACGCCCTAGAGAAATGTCAGCAAAAAAATGTTCTTGTGATTAGTCCCACAGGTAACAACCAAGATGAATCGGTCAGTATGGCTGCATTTTTACCGGGAGTTCTATCAGTGGGTGCTCTAACATCTGATGGTCTTCCCTATAAATATAGTCATGGGACAAGTGATGGGAATAGTGCTCTAGAAGGAATTATGGTTCCGGGTAGCGACATCCTAGGGGCACAACCCGCCAATGAAGCACCGATTCGCCTCCAGGGAGCTAGTGTGGCGGCTCCAGTGATGACAGGGTTAAGTGGTTTATTAATGAGTTTGCAATTGCAGCGGGATAAACCGATTGATGCAGAGGCAGTGCGAGCAGCATTACTCAATACAGCTATTCCTTGTAATCCTGAAACAGTTGAAGAGCCAGACCTCTATCTACAAGGCACTGTGAATTTACCGAGTGCAATGAAGTTACTGTTTGATTCTGGAGTCACTATTTCTTTTGCAGGCGATCGCGTTACTCGCACAGAGCACCAAGATGGGGCGATCGCCTCGGCCATTCCCTCACTGCATCAACCCACTGAAATAGCTCCTCTCACTACATCCCCTGATATCAACTCAACACCAGCAGCACCCAACCATCTGCAACCCACCAACGTAAAACCAAGCACAGCATTCTCTGGTCATGTTTATGCTCTGGGCACTCTAGGGTATGACTTTGGTGACGAAGCCCGCCGAGATACATTCAAACAAACGATGGCACCCACCGAAGTGAATGGAGTAATGGTTCCGGGCAACCCCTATGACATACAACAGATGATCGAACATCTCGATCAGAATCCCGATGCAGCCCACTCACTAATTTGGACGCTGAGTTTAGACCAAAATACGATTTATGTGCTTGAACCTAAGGGCCCCTTTGCCGACGACACCTATGAAATGTTCTTATTGATGTTGGCTGGCCAAAATGAACCCATTGATAGCCCAGAATTTATTGAGCGTATTAGTATTCCTGCAAGACGAACCCATCGCACCGCAGAACTTTTTTCTGGAGAAATGATACCTGTCGTTAATGTCCTCAATCCACGGGGAATGTATGGCTGGACAATACCGAGCTTAGTAGACAATGCGATCGCTACAGTTCTTGATGAAACGGCAGATACTGGGGAAGCGACAGTTAACCCAGAAACTCTACGGGAAGGACTCACCGCATTCTTAAATCGGGTTTACTACGATCTACATAACGTTGGGCAAACCTCCCGCGATCGCGCCTTAAATTTTGCGGTGACTAATACTTTCCAAGCTACTAGTGCTTTTACAGAGGCGATCGCCTCTGGCCGCAAACTCGACACCATTGATGTAGAAAAAAGTCCTTACTGTCGTCTCAATAGTGATTGTTGGGATGTACTACTCACCTTCTTTGACCCAGAACACGGGCGGCGATCACGGCAAGTTTTCCGCTTCACTTTAGACGTATCCGACAACATTCCTGTAACAGTTGGCAAACTAAAACGTTGGTCAATCCCCGGCAAACAAGCCTAA
- a CDS encoding recombinase family protein: MYYVTSIEIIRRHRKSGKSYQKVADYLNQQNIPTKRGKQWSAMQVMRICKRLKKSAA, translated from the coding sequence TTGTATTATGTAACATCTATTGAGATTATTCGCAGACATCGTAAATCTGGGAAGTCATATCAAAAGGTTGCAGACTATTTAAACCAGCAGAATATTCCCACAAAACGGGGAAAGCAATGGTCAGCGATGCAGGTCATGAGAATCTGTAAACGCCTTAAAAAATCAGCTGCATAA
- a CDS encoding DUF5837 family cyanobactin class RiPP produces MKKRNLHPHAAKPVTRITTGLKDDLLNEYPESAIDVNGEVAPSNVWSWLKDHALKGDFMW; encoded by the coding sequence ATGAAAAAGAGAAATCTACACCCCCATGCTGCCAAGCCCGTTACTCGTATTACTACCGGACTCAAAGATGATTTGCTTAATGAGTATCCTGAAAGTGCTATCGATGTAAATGGAGAGGTCGCTCCTTCTAATGTATGGAGCTGGCTTAAGGACCATGCTTTGAAAGGCGATTTTATGTGGTAA
- a CDS encoding N-6 DNA methylase, whose translation MFEQTFKNIDDVLRKEAGCATELDYAEQISWILFLKYLDDLEGDRQNKALLTGGKYEPLLDEAYRWKSWAYPKDEKGELIKTAAVGDDLIAFVSGELFPYLASFKGYAEKGTFGAKIGEIFSGLTNKFQSGYNLREVLESIDGLQFQTQQQKHELSDLYETRIKNMGNAGRNGGEYYTPRPLIRAMIQVIKPQLGETIYDGACGSARFLCEAYEYLRPLVKSATNLERLQTQTLYESGLHHRHHEYDFAWD comes from the coding sequence ATGTTTGAGCAGACGTTTAAAAATATTGATGATGTGCTTCGCAAAGAGGCGGGCTGTGCAACGGAGTTGGATTATGCGGAACAGATTTCGTGGATTCTCTTTCTGAAATATCTGGATGATCTTGAAGGCGATCGCCAGAATAAAGCGCTTTTAACAGGGGGAAAATACGAGCCGTTATTGGATGAGGCTTATCGCTGGAAAAGTTGGGCTTATCCAAAGGATGAAAAGGGTGAACTGATTAAAACGGCGGCAGTAGGAGATGATCTGATCGCGTTTGTGAGCGGGGAGCTTTTTCCCTATTTGGCGAGTTTTAAAGGCTATGCGGAAAAGGGAACGTTTGGGGCGAAGATTGGGGAGATTTTTTCGGGGTTAACGAACAAGTTTCAGAGTGGTTACAATCTGCGGGAAGTTCTGGAAAGTATTGATGGACTTCAGTTTCAGACGCAGCAGCAAAAGCATGAGCTTTCGGATTTATATGAGACTCGCATCAAAAATATGGGTAATGCGGGGCGCAATGGTGGGGAATATTACACGCCGCGTCCGTTGATTCGGGCAATGATTCAGGTGATAAAACCGCAGCTTGGGGAGACGATTTATGATGGAGCGTGCGGTTCGGCGAGGTTCCTCTGTGAGGCTTATGAATATCTGCGTCCGTTGGTGAAGAGTGCGACGAATTTGGAGAGGCTACAAACTCAGACGCTTTATGAGTCTGGCTTACATCATCGGCATCATGAATATGATTTTGCATGGGATTGA